The segment aaaaatccccacaagcAACAAGAATCGCAGTCTGTTTTGGGAAGAGACGGTTACTCATCTCCCCATCCTAAAATACTCATGTTAAGTTAAAAGGTGTGAAAGCAAATcccagcacagcaccaggaaGCCCAAGGATGCAAGTCAAAGTACCCACAGTACAAATGCTTTGTATGCAATGAGCGTTTTGTTAGTTTTGGGGCACCTACACTGATCAGCATAACAAAACTGCCACCCCAACTGGATTTCTAGGTAGTTGTATGGTATATACACTAAACTAGGAAGCAGAAATGGCAGCACTTGTGTGTGCtttacaaaataaatattcaCAAATATTTACAGATACGATAAAACACCTAATGAAATATTTACTGAGCTAATTCAGTATGccttttgtttgttctgtgtgATGTTAGATTTGTAGTAATACAGTCATTGTCATTCTTTATAAAGATAAACAAAGTACATTTGAATTAAGTTCTTTTTATCCAGCATTTAGCAGAACACTCAAATAAGGACAGTATCAAAAGGATCTTGAAAATATTTACTATTCTACATAAAAGGGTCATTTCCTGGCAAGAAGGATGGTTTGTATTCAGGCTTGTTTTCTATAAATGtcacaagcaaaaataaaatcttgcaaCTGGATGGACAGTAAATATAATTGTTGAAGGCCCCACACATCTATATTTGGCAATTTACAGGCTGGAAGAAGAAAAACTGCTCACAGTGAAAAGAGCAGAAGCCATTGTGGACCATTACAGGTGGCCATACAGCTGGTATCCAAAATGATGCTGGTCAGGTTAACACTGGTTCTGCAGAAGGAGAAAGCAATTCATGCTTCTACAATTAATCCTAAAAGGTTTGATTTCAGTTCCAAGGAAGGTGAGGCATGTGGTGAAGGAGCACACCAGCAGCAGGGGCATTATTTTCATTCAGCTGGTCATTGCTGTTGAGTTTACCAAGAAAGAAAAGACAAGTAATAAAGTTGTTACTGGTTGTCACATACCCATGGATCTTAAGGTTGCATGAGAATCTTTGACAAAATCTACACAGGAACTACTCAGATTCTCACTTTGCACTGGGGTCTTGCACCAGTGACATTAATGCCCTGCAGAGACCTCCTGTGAGAACACATGCTGTCCCAGAGCTGTCAGCTCTGCAAGGACCCAGCAGAGGTGACTGAAATGCTGGTGGGGACTGCGGGCTTGGCTCTGGGACACACCAAAGCCTCTGCAGGAACAGAGTGGATGGAACCTCACTGGTTCACCCATAGAAGCTGGAGCTCTTCTCATACGTGAAGTAATTTCTTCCTGTTAAACTGTTCATCCAGCCTtctggcacacacacacctgaacCTCTGCATGTAACGGTCCAGGTGCACACCGTTCATGTGTCAATCTCAAAGAGATCAGCGtgctttctttactgaatatgCTTTTAGCTCAGTGCAAGCAGGTTGTGTGATAACCCACGAGTCCAAAGCCTCAAGCAGCTCCCACCACAGCTCAAGAGAGGCCGGCACAGCACTGTCCTTCCTGCTCCCCGTGCAGCAGCAAGGGCCCGTTTCTGTCACTGCTGCCCGCAGGTACCGCCCGGTGCAGAGGCAGCGGGGAGGACTGTGCCTAGACAGCAGGAGCGGGAAAACCGTGGAAAGCAAAGGGCCCTCACGTTCTCCCTGTGCTGCAAAGCTCGGGCAGGGCCATGGCAGCCCGGAGGGGGCTCGGGCAcagcccggggtgggggggaccgGGGCTGCCGCTCTGTGTGCGGGTCCCTCAGCGCCGGACGGGCCGGCCCGCACCTCACCTCAGCGGGCagggcctcctctcccacctcaCCTGAGAGGGCTGGACCTGGCAGGCTCCCACCTCACCCCACCGTAGCGGGAAGGCCTCCGCCCCACCCCAGAGGGCCGGCCCCCCATCACCTCAACTCCCCACGCCGGCCCACACGGAGGGAGTCCCGCCGAGAACCCCCAAGCCCCTCCCGCGCCCGGCCCAGCGCCCTCAGGCAGAGCCGCGCTCCGCTCGCCGCCAGGCGCGCCGGGGGCCCCGGGCAGCGTCCCGAGCTGCCGTTACCTGCCGGCGGTGGAGGGTGCGGGCTGCCGGCACCGCCCCGCCTCGGCCCCCGCGCATCCTCCTGCCGGGCGCGCTCCCGCGGCGGCTGCTCGTTCCCGGCTACGCCCGGCTCGACGCGCGCAAGCGCAGCAGCCCCGCCTCTTTGCCGGGCAGCGGCGCCGGATATGGCGGCACCCAGAGCGGCTTCCCCTGCCGCGTGGAGAATAACCTATCACTCGGCCAGACAGGCGTGAGGAGGCGGGCCTTCTGCCGACGGACAGCGCCTGCAGCCAGTAGGAGGCCGGCAGGGCGCGTCATCCGGACATGGATGGGCTCCCGCTCAGAGGAATGCTGTGGTCCCTGCCGCCGCGGACCGCGCTGGGCTCATTTGTAGTTTCTCGGAACGGTCGGGAGGTGTCGCTTATGGACAAGCAACTACGGCTCGTTAGTGAAACCTCTGTACGAGCCCTGATGCACCGCGATAAAGAATGCTTGCTTTATAACACTTTCGAATAGTGTTAGGAGCCTTTTTGCCGACATTTCGGTATCACAGCCACCCAGGGAACTTGTGCAGCCAGATTTCCCCGCTGTCGTCTTCGACTCGGGGGATTCACGTGTCACAAGCCTCCATTGCTCAAGGGCAGGATTCTGCTCAGCAAGCGAAGGTGTGTTTTCAGACGCCCTGGGGAGGGGAGAGCAGCACGATGCTCAGAGGAGATCAGGACATCAGGCAGGTGCTCCTGAGCACCTTTTGTATGTCCTCAGGTCACTGCAagggagcagggagctgctgagaAACTCTGCAGCCTccctttttctttatatattgCTTAGTGTGCAGTGCGTGGTGTAGCTGCCTGACAATACGGGGCACCCTGTGCTGTTGACAgtattgttattttctttctcctttgcagGGAGCATCATGAAATGTTGCCACACAGCTGGAAGGGTCTCTGGTAGGAGAGGAGCTCTGTGGAGTCAGCCATGGGCAGGACATAAACCCCAGTTCTGTCAGCATCGCGATTGAGAAGACTGAGAAGGTGCTGCCTGCTGGAGAAGGGCCCCAGTCCTGGTGGGATGCATGCAGTTCTGTGAGTGAGGAAGAGGTTGTGCATGGAAAGGGAAGGGCTCATGATTTTTGCTATCGCTGACATGTCTTTACTGAGCCCTGTTAATGGTCCTCctgtttccttccctctcctaACTGCAAAGTAGAAAATTATCCTAATTGAGTTGAGAACCCAACTCGCTAAGGACAATCTAGGTAAGATTTGTCCTTATGTCTGCACCTGGAGCAGGATGGTTCCTGTCCATCTTCCGCACCAGAGACTTTGGAAGATGACCACAGGTACTGCCTGCTCCAGGATCCTTGATGCCAACGTCTCTGAGATGGGAGGAGGATGCGAAGGAGTTCACCTTGTGTCTGATTGACTTCTTCAGTGCCAGTGAACGTGAGAACTAGAAGAGAAATTAAAGGGAAGGAAGCAACAAGTACGTGTTGTTGTGAAGTCCtaaggcaggaggagaggaaggcTTGAGAGCAGAGAGGAACTGAACAGCAGAAAGAGCATAGATTAAGAAGTCcagagaggagagcaagagagacACAGAGCCTCTCACCTGTCATTCTTGTGGATCTTGTACCACAGGTGTTTCATTTTATGAACCTCCTGTCAGAGGAGACCTCAGCTGTGCTTCAGCCAGGAGGTTCCACTGGCAAGTGGAGAAAAGCTCCAGCAAAGACCCTCTTCCCCCAGAAGATGCATGCGGCTGGGCTGTGTGTGTCTGGCATGGGGGCTCCGAGGGAGACCCGGGGTGCAGAGAGGTGTAGTCAAAGCCAAGTGTCTAGGACTCTGCCGTCTCCCTCCATAGATGCCCATGGGACTTTGGGAGCACATCTGCCATGTGGAGAGGTATAGGATCAGCCCAGGGGCATACCAGTGTTTCCAAATTTCCACCATCACTTGCTCTCTGCAACCTTCCTTTGGTCTTCGCCTTGTGAGCATCCCTGTGGGGcaggctctgctgctccccaTGCTGCACTGGAGGTGGTGTTTGGACCATGCTCAATGGTCATAGAAGATGGTCTCAGTAGGATACAGCTCCCCACATTGTTTTGGGGAGGGCTGTGGTTATGAACCCCCAACCCGCATCATCTCAGGAAATATGGAGAAAATAGGGATGGGAAGAAGGGGGCAGAGAAGATGGGATGAGGCAGGTGGTGATGGGGACTCATGTAACATGCAGACGTGGGAGTTTGCCTTTGCAGAAGGGAGGATGTCAGGTCCAGCTTCAAAATGGGGACGGGACGCGCTTACTGGAAATGCTGACAGGAAACTAAAGGGGAAGAAATGGCAAATGGGAACAGGTTTTGCTCCAAGCACGAAAGACCAGAGGGGTGGTATGGGCAGCAGACGTTACACCCACGGAGGCTGTGGACACAGAGGGGCCTCTGCCCATTGCCTGTGCTGCCCACGTCCCTTCGGTGGCAGGGGTGACAAAAGCTGTGGCTGGCCTGGCCAACGCAGCTCTGGGGAGGAAAGGACATTCTTGCAGCCGAAGGTATCAGTGACCTGCAGGGTTCCCTGCCTGGCTGGGGCTTGTACATCCCACGTATGGGCAACCAGAGAGTTCTGAGCAAGCCCTTCCCATATCAAACCGCAGTGGTCCTCAGTGTCTGGGGGATGGCAGAGTGTGTAGATCCCAACCCAGCCTCAGCCAGCATGCCGAATCTGGTGGACATCAACCCATCAACAGCAACACTGCTTTCTCCAAGGTCCCCTGATGTAAAACAGAACAGATTTGGGTGGCACAGGGAGGTGGAGCTGCAGGAAACTGGGGAAACCCCTTTCCCTTTTGCCCCCCATGCCAGTGACACAGGAGCTACTGGGCTGCGACATAAAATTCTGAGAAATGGTCATCAGTGGTGCTCAGCTGCATGATTTGAGTCTGTCTCAGGACTGAGGACACATGGCCAGGATGAAACTGCTGGAGGAATCAAAACAGTGAAGAGAGGAGATAAAAATCAGACTGAAGCAAGAGAAGGGGAAGTGAGGGGAAGCGTGCGAGTGCAGGGGGAACTGCCTGGCTGCCTGGCGAGGAGAGAACCTTTAGGCAGGGCTGCGACTCACCCTGGCTGAGCAGCGACCTTCAGCCTGCAGAGAGAGGCGGGAACCTCCAGCCAATCCCACCAGGCACCCAGCATCATCGCCACAAGATTGTCGGGAGGACGGGATGGAGGTCCAGCTGGCCAGTGGCTTGCTGCCCTTGCTGCTCCTCGCCTGGCTGCCTGCTGGTGAGTCCCCCCATGCCCTCAGCTCTGCTCGGAACTTTCCCGTCTTCGTATTCACCTGCAGTAGGTTTGGGATGTGGCTGCTGCTGCATTTTCCTCCCATCTTGCAGCATTTAATCCCCACTCCTGCACCAGCCCCTCGCCATGTGCCTTGCAGAGGAGTTTCCCCCCCCTGCAAGTGCCTGTGCCCAGGCTGCGGGCTCTGCCCACGGGGACTCAGCTTCGGGGGCTGGGGTTTTGAACCACCATTGCCTTCAGCAGCAAGGAGAGCAAACAGTCAGGGGATGGGGAAGTAAATAGATGCTCACAAGCCTGATGACTGCACAGGGGGTCAGCTTCATGTGGAGGATGTGGATATTCCTTACCACCAACCCAGCCCTCCATTgtcattgttttggttttgtttttcggCAGGACTCACTAACCAGACTTCAGCTACGATCGATGTGTCGGTAGGGTTAGATGTCATCCTGCAGTGCCTGCTCCAGAACAGCACCACTGGGGAGGTGAAGTGGTTCAATATCACCCAGAACAATGGAAGTGAGATGGAAGAGCGTTCTGCCCAGCTCCTCTTCCACAATTTGAACAAAGCACATACAGGAACGTACGCATGCAGGATGAAGAGCACAGAGCCCATGGTCGTGAACAGTAATTCTGACCAGAATCCTGGTAAGACAAACAAGCCCACCAGTGCCCAGAGGAGCACAGAGGAAGGACcgaagaaggaaaagcagaaagggTGGGATGGTGGTAAGTGACTGCAGCTCAGAAGTTCAGGAGTGATTCTGAAGTACCCCagaatggggatgggatggggtttACTACGTTTTCTTTGCTTCTCTGGGGCTGACCATTTCCCCATAGCTCACCTCTCAGTCCCACCTCATGTTCCATGAAATGGTGGAGCCAGAGCCTGTGGCCTCGGTGGCACGTCCTGCTTGGGTGCCAGAAGACCCTTCTGCCTAggttgcaggaggaggaggagatgtctTCCCCCCGATTCTCCCATTTTCAGTCCTTTCTGAAACAGAGCAATGCTTGTGCACTGCACAGTGTTGGGCGGCACTAATCAATGTGCAATGTTTCCATGTTCAATGTTGAGGAATATTTAGCAGCCAGATTTGGAAAAGAGCACCAGCTGCTGGAGGAAAGGACAGGTACTTCACATGAGCAACACATGCCAGTAGGATATGACCCCTGCAAGGTCATATATATGACTTATATTTCACTTATCACCTATATTTTTGTTTCCTCCAGGGACAGTCAGCCAGCCAGTAGAGTCAGACATCCCCATGTGTTGCAAGTTCGAGATTTGGTCAGAGAATTTCATAGTACATGTGAAGTGGTACAAACCTGCATGTCTGGAGAGCGGCAATCAAACTGACACCATGGCTCTGGGAGAAAACTGCAGCAAACTCACCAGTTCTTACAAGAGTGTAGCCAGTGCAGGACTCTGTGGGTGCAGGATGTTCATCACAAGAATAAACTCGACAGACACTGGAGATGGCACCCAAGAGGCAGTTCCCAGTAAGTGACACAGCTTACGTTTTCATGGGGGTGATGAACAAGCAGATAATTATGCTACAATGAACGTTTCCTGTTACTGCTGCACACCATTTCCCCTGAAAGCATCACAGGCACTGCAGGGACTGACCCAGCACAGCCGTTTTTGTCAGATCCATCCCACCAGGGAGCTGCTTGGCCATCAGGTTCTTGAAACAGGACCTGCCACATACTCCAGCTGCAGCACATCAGCTGAGTGCTGAgatggctggagctgtggtggtgGGAACAGGATGACCAGGGCTGGGGGGTCCAGGTCTCTGCCccaaagcagagcagggagcatgGTGTCCTCTGCTATTTCTCACTTGTGTTTCTGTCTTCCAGCCTGTGGCCCTGGGGCATTTCAGACCAATGTCACTGAGAAGGAGACCTGGACAGGTGAGTCTCCACAGTGCCATGGCTGCAAGGATGGGGGGCAGGAAGTGTCCTCAGGGAGAAAGAGGAGCAGCAAAGGGGGAAACACATCCAAATGTTTTGCTGTGAGTGGGTGGGAGCCAGTGGCAAACTGGAGTGGGCACCAGCGGATCAGAGGCTGTGATACTGGGAAGGGttctgatcatagaatcatagaatagtttgggttagaaaggaccgtcaaagctcatccagtccaacccctgccatgagcagggacatcttcaccagatcaggttgttcagaaccttgtccagcctggtcttgtgtgcctccagggatggggaatctgATTCTCTGACCAACCCTCTGGTTGAGTTTAGAAGAGTTTTTGGGAGACTGTTCCCCACTGGATTTTGTCAGCACCCTGGGGCTGTGCGGGTGATTTGGGGTCTGGAAGCCTAATTTTGGAAAAGAACTATTGCCCCTGAAAGAGGCAATGGCAGCATGTGTCCCTGCACGGGCGGATGGCGGCTCACAAGTGCCTCTTATAGCTTTGTGTGCAGGACTCTACTACCCCTTGTGTATCATCTTCGGCTTAGTGGTCGGGACGCTTCTTTACATGCCGATAATTTGCTTTCTGCTGTGGCAGCGCAGAAGGAACAAAAAAGGTAAGGCTGAGCCTGTGCCGAGCCCTTATCTCCTGTGGGAGCCAGTCAGCATCTCCTCCTCACCTTGTCTGGACATGCCAGGGCTTGGGGGATGTCCATCTTTGATATCCTACTGCTCCTGCTCACTCGGCGTTCCCTGCACGAGTCTGTCCTCCTGGACAAGCTGTCCCGGGGTGGGGAGAAGGTTCACCCGCTCCCTTCCCTCTGGCCAGCTGCTGGTCAGGGTCCAGTTATGGCACAAGCCATGGTGAAAGTCAAACAGGTCTTGCACATCACCACATTTCCAGAAGTGTCCAGCTCAGAGATCTTCTCCAGCCCCTCCAAAGGCTTTTAAATCCTTGCCAACCCCTCCTGCCTCTTGGCCATCTTCAGAGCCAGCCAGTTGCTGAGCTCCATCTTTTCCTCCAACAAAAGCAGGACCAAAGCAGATGTTTTCTTCATTTAgaataattataattattttaactACCATTTAAAGTGCGTTTCTTTTCTCAGGAAAGCTCACAAGCAGACAAGTGGCAGAGGAAAATCAGCTCAGCACGGTAAGCCAGGGAGGGCTTTGCACATAGTTTCCTTCTCCCtgtacaaaaaacaaacaaacaaacaacaaaaaacaaaccactggCTGTCGAATACCCATTTAAAGGATTTCAGAAGAAAACCAGCTTTGCTTTTGGAAAACGTGGTCCTAAACACTTACTAATTCCTATTAAGTAGGGGCTTATGAGCTCCTGAATAGGTTGCACCTCTGAGTAAGCTGGATAAGTGCAAATAGTTGTGCCAGTGGAAAAATATTAGCAGGAGAGATGCAGAAGGGAAAGTCAGGGCTCTGCTCATTGTTCTCTCCCCTGCAGGCAGCCCCGGTGACAGGGACCGAGGACCTGACCTATGCCAACCTGAAGTTCGAAAAGAAGGGGACTAAACCCGCCTCTCGTGACATTGTTTACACTGAAATCAAACCATTGCAACAACAGCAGAAGAGCAGGGATGCTGGTGCTGCTGATGCAGGAGTGGCTGTCTCCCCTGAGGGAGATGGCAAATGAGGGAGAAAGGAGGGACAAGCAGTTTATTGTATGTCTGGGTCTTCAGCCCCAAAAAACTAGGCATCAGCTCATACGGAACTGCAATCTTGGTGACCAAAGCCACCTATGTATCCCAAACGGCTGCACCACTGTGCTTTGCATTCCCCTGGAAGATGCCATCTCTCAAGGTGAGGACAGAGCTCTTCCAGATggttttccctttgcctttccaCAGCTCCAAGCAGCACCGAGCCTCAGCAACTCCTTTCTGGCCTCAGGTCATCAATGGGCACTTCTAGCAACTTGCACCGTGTTTCATCAATGTCTGTGCACTGCGCAGCCACCATGGTCCACAAAGCATGGACATGCGGGGTGGGGTGGCCATGAGAAGGTCCTCTTGGCACTGGAAAAGTCCTGGAGGAATTTTCTGGGTTTTCGCTGGAGCAGGCACCTGCTGTCATGTGGGTTGACCTTGCTCTGGTTCACTGGCTTGAAACACAAGGAGCAAGGATGGGAAAGTGTCATTTGCTTCGCAGAGGTGCAACACGGCTGCTGCTGCAGTGATCCATGTGGTTCTGCTTCGTACCAAGATTGGACAGGTGTCCTTGTGCATGTAGAGCTTTCCtgtaatttaggaaaaaaaagtaaaaaagaaaagtgatcttTTGTCCTTTTGCCCTCAGTGTTTCCAGTTCTGTGCTGCTGATGGAAACCCAGCTGAAGTCCAGCAGGAATAGTCACCCACCCATGGAGATTTTCTGGTTTCTCCACAGTCCAGTGTCAGAGCAGCTACCCATGGGAGATGTCCCCAAATCAGTGGTGGTGGAGTGCTCTGGGACCAGAGCTCAGGTCACACAAGGCCAGGAGGACACAGGCAAGGgctatggaaaaggaaaaatttgGGAAAAAATCCCAAATATGTGGGGAGACCAACCAGTGCAAAAGGGGGTGGGATGCGAGGGTCAAACTGTTGAACTGGAGAGGTTCATAGAGGCATCAAGGTTGCCAGGGAAGTGCTGCCCAGGGATGCAAAGCAGAACCAGGCTCCACTAAACTGCAGGACATCCTTACCAGCATCCTCCTGGATACCTGCAaccaggaaggaggaagaggatccCTAGGCTGCCCTGACTTGGAAAGGGAAAGCTTAAGTTAAACACACAGGTATGAAATGCAGCCAAAacctcagcagcagctcctgatggagctggaggaggagctgaggtttgaaggtgttGTGTGAGGTCTCCTCTTGGCTGCAGAAAGGAAGCAAGATGGAAGATCTGGAATGTTACACTGCCCTTTGCTTCTTGGGGGCTGTTTCCAAACTACATGCCCAGAGGTCCGTGGCATTTGTCTTAGAGCAGACACCGCTCAGCCATGGCTCCCACCCCTTCCTCGTGACAACAAAACCCATTGCTTGCTCTTGGATGGGATGTGAGGGAGGCCATCCCACACCCTCCTGACATGGTGCTGGGGCAGCCAGGGAGGCTGGGGTGGGACATAAATCCAACAGGGGATCAGTGGGGTGTCTGCTGGCCACCTTTAtgtcaacagccagctgaacatgagccagcagtgtgccaaggtggccaaaaaggccaagagcatcctggcttgtatcaggaatagtgtggccagcaggaccagggcagagatcatccccctgtactcggtgctgCCGAGGCCCCACAtggaattctgtgttcagttttgcgcccctcagtacaggaaagagattgaggtgctggagtgagttcagagaagggtgatgaaggatctggagcacaagtgtgatgaggagcagctgagggagctgaggctgttcagcctggagaagaggaggctgaggggagaccttatcgctgtctgcaaccacctgaaaggaggttgtagcgtggagggtgttggtctctttgccCAAGTCACAAGCAATAGGACGAGAagaaaaggcctcaagttgcaccagggaaggttcagatttaatattaggaaaatttcttcccaaaaagggttgtcgagcactggaacaggctgcccagggcagtggtggagtcaccatctcgtGGCATTTAGGGACCTGGTTTAGTGATGAACTTGgctgtgttaggttaatggttgaacttggtgatcttaagggtcaGACTAAAAAGGGCTGTGGAAGGCTCTGCATTTGCTTACATGCCCtaaaaagaagaggaaggagaaggagaagtaaAGCCCATTGCTTCCTCACAAAAGAGTCATTAGTCGATGACGTAGAGAAAGCTGGGACATTCATAGTGCTGTTTTTGCATCATCTCTTATGCCCAAGGTTAGTGGGGCTCAGATCAGGGATAGTATTTTTAACAAGGAACCAGGAGAGAAGCCGTGAGAGAGTATTTGAGCAGCTACATGAGTGAACAAGAGGTGAAGCAGCCGCAAGTGTTTGGGGAACCAGCTGAGACAAGGCCTTGGGGGTTTTTGCAATCGCAGGCAGGAAGGGGGGGGCATGTCCCTCCACTGTTTTCAGGAACATGAAGCAGCtatggccaaggctgagcctcTGAATTTCAGTTCTCAGAAAGATGCTATCAGAAACGGTTAAACAAGCGCATGAGGATAAAGCGATAATAAACACAATGCCCTCATTGCCCCAAACGTGTACGTGCCACCTCTGTAAGAGAGGTCCCCATGTGTGCTCAAGGCAGATGGGTGAGACATCTGTGATGGGTTTCTGTAGCAGGAGCACAGGGATGTCCCTATTGCCATACAAGCTCTGCCCACTGCACAGAAGAAGCCTGAGTCAGGTGAAGAAACAGAAGTGCTGCTTCTGCCAGTTTCGTGgggtttctttttattattattattattttagagaATCCTAGCAGCCAGCACCTGAGGAGAGCATGAAGGAGCTACTCAGCTTTCATGGAAGAAAGGAGGTGCACCTGGGGAGGTCTCTGCAtcttcccaggagctgctgcttgaTGTGGTCCCTCAAGCCTCCACCACACTCCTACCCAGTGGGGGAGCAACAGGAATCCATGTGGGAAAGAACAGGGACGTGACGACGTGACCCAGAGCACAGTGGGAAAACCCAGAATGAGCAAAGGGCAAAAGTAAAAAcaagcccaggagcagatgaggaagaaCAGGAAAGGATGGGGATGGGTGGTCGTGGGGAGGACTGTAGTATAGTTGGATGGTGcaaaaaagagaaggagagaggccagcagagagacgagagaaaacagaagataatTACGCAAAGAACAGAAAGAGATAGGTGGAAGGAagtggagaaagagaaggagaggagagaccAGAAGAGTCAGAAAGCGAAGACACTGAGGGAGAAAAATAGTTCAGGCTGAGGAAGGGATTGATCACACTTTGCTGTGGGAAAATGAGCAATTAATTCATTGGTTAATTGTATTTCTGCTGGCAAGTTCATCAGACTTTAACACCTCTGAAGCTCCAGGGATGTCCAGGCCAGGCACAAGGAAAGGTTTATTTCCTGCTCTGCAGAGGGCACAGGATGCTTTGCACACCTCCAGGGCTTACTCTCTTCTCTCCTTGCCAGCCTCCTGCTCCTTACTCAACCCAGAGAAAGCCCCTGTCTGATAGACTGAATAACAATGTTAATCTAGGCAGCTCAATTCTGTTATTTCCAGTGGGCATCATGTATGCAGGTCATGTTTGCAGTCGAACAATTTACGGAGACCTCCAGGATGTAGTCCAACATTTAAACGGATCCAGAAATCACTGAGAGGCTGAGTAGAAGGAAAGACGCACTTACAACACTAATAATATCAGTCTTAAACACTTTACTATTGGTCACTTTATTTCAAGAACAGAACAGCCTTTCATCCCAGCACCCTCCATGAGTTTTATGTGTAACCCAGGTAgca is part of the Patagioenas fasciata isolate bPatFas1 chromosome 13, bPatFas1.hap1, whole genome shotgun sequence genome and harbors:
- the LOC136107419 gene encoding uncharacterized protein isoform X1 — protein: MEVQLASGLLPLLLLAWLPAGLTNQTSATIDVSVGLDVILQCLLQNSTTGEVKWFNITQNNGSEMEERSAQLLFHNLNKAHTGTYACRMKSTEPMVVNSNSDQNPGKTNKPTSAQRSTEEGPKKEKQKGWDGGTVSQPVESDIPMCCKFEIWSENFIVHVKWYKPACLESGNQTDTMALGENCSKLTSSYKSVASAGLCGCRMFITRINSTDTGDGTQEAVPTCGPGAFQTNVTEKETWTALCAGLYYPLCIIFGLVVGTLLYMPIICFLLWQRRRNKKGKLTSRQVAEENQLSTAAPVTGTEDLTYANLKFEKKGTKPASRDIVYTEIKPLQQQQKSRDAGAADAGVAVSPEGDGK
- the LOC136107419 gene encoding uncharacterized protein isoform X2, encoding MEERSAQLLFHNLNKAHTGTYACRMKSTEPMVVNSNSDQNPGKTNKPTSAQRSTEEGPKKEKQKGWDGGTVSQPVESDIPMCCKFEIWSENFIVHVKWYKPACLESGNQTDTMALGENCSKLTSSYKSVASAGLCGCRMFITRINSTDTGDGTQEAVPTCGPGAFQTNVTEKETWTALCAGLYYPLCIIFGLVVGTLLYMPIICFLLWQRRRNKKGKLTSRQVAEENQLSTAAPVTGTEDLTYANLKFEKKGTKPASRDIVYTEIKPLQQQQKSRDAGAADAGVAVSPEGDGK